ATTGCACGCTGATCCCAAGGATGTGTGTTTAGATATAAGCCTAGTTCAATGGATGTAAAATCCAGGCTCATTATTTCTTTCATAAGACTATCACGGTTTGTATCCATATCAATACCTCCAATCAAGCATCAACCGTATATTCAGGGTCTACCCCATAAGGTCTATCGAGCTCAGGAAAAATGGTTCCCCTTTTTAATCCTACTTCAGGCGTGTACAAGCAATTCATGTACTGAAAAGGAACATAAGCATGAGCAAGCTTCGGCATTTCCTCCGAAACAGGATAGATGGCGTTTGGGTTGTTCAAATTGTTATTATTCATCGTGTTCATTCTT
This sequence is a window from Pseudobacteroides sp.. Protein-coding genes within it:
- a CDS encoding spore coat associated protein CotJA, giving the protein MNTMNNNNLNNPNAIYPVSEEMPKLAHAYVPFQYMNCLYTPEVGLKRGTIFPELDRPYGVDPEYTVDA